A genomic segment from Thermococcus sp. encodes:
- the eif1A gene encoding translation initiation factor eIF-1A: MAYHRRGNNNRKKKSRQVQGNEVIRVPLPRNGQIFGVIEQALGSGWMDVRCSDGKIRRCRIPGKLKRRMWMRVGDVVIVQPWDVQSDERGDLVYRYTRTQVDWLLRRGKISREFLTGSEQLF; this comes from the coding sequence ATGGCGTATCACAGGCGTGGGAACAACAATAGGAAAAAGAAGAGCAGACAGGTTCAGGGAAATGAGGTGATTCGAGTTCCCCTACCGAGGAACGGGCAGATCTTTGGAGTAATCGAGCAGGCCCTTGGTTCGGGCTGGATGGACGTCCGCTGCTCGGATGGCAAGATAAGGAGATGCAGGATCCCAGGCAAACTCAAGAGAAGGATGTGGATGCGCGTTGGCGACGTTGTCATAGTCCAGCCTTGGGATGTTCAGAGCGACGAGCGCGGCGACCTCGTCTACCGCTACACGAGAACCCAGGTTGACTGGCTCCTGAGGAGGGGCAAGATAAGCAGGGAGTTCCTCACCGGCAGCGAACAGCTGTTCTGA
- a CDS encoding serine protein kinase RIO, producing MREEALELEVEQMLHHRERKEKDSELYKIANEVFDRTTNETLAYLHRRGKIGTLYGVISTGKEANVFAGIDADGDRIAVKIYRTYTTEFRRMWEYLAADPRIGYIPKDMRKLVFQWTRREFKNLQRAVKYAVRVPEPVVFWNNILVMEFIGDELPAPRLKDAERELSREDFEELYSFTMGVIERLWKRGGMVHGDLSEYNILIWDRPVVIDWSQATVKRNRMSVELLKRDLRNIINYFARKGVSVDDYNQKLRDLIEG from the coding sequence ATGCGCGAGGAAGCCCTTGAGCTTGAAGTTGAGCAGATGCTCCACCACAGGGAGCGAAAGGAAAAGGACAGTGAACTGTACAAGATAGCCAACGAGGTCTTTGACAGAACCACAAATGAGACCCTAGCGTATCTCCACAGAAGGGGCAAAATAGGAACCCTCTATGGTGTCATCAGCACGGGCAAGGAAGCGAACGTTTTTGCAGGGATTGACGCCGATGGGGATAGGATAGCAGTCAAAATCTACCGCACGTATACCACCGAGTTCAGGAGGATGTGGGAGTACCTTGCGGCAGACCCCAGAATCGGTTACATACCGAAGGACATGCGCAAGCTCGTCTTCCAGTGGACGAGGAGGGAATTTAAAAACCTCCAGAGGGCGGTTAAGTACGCCGTAAGGGTTCCTGAACCAGTAGTCTTTTGGAACAACATTTTGGTTATGGAGTTCATAGGCGATGAACTGCCTGCCCCGAGGCTGAAGGACGCCGAACGGGAGTTATCCAGAGAGGATTTTGAGGAGCTCTACAGCTTCACAATGGGCGTAATTGAGCGCCTCTGGAAGCGCGGTGGCATGGTACACGGGGATTTGAGCGAGTACAACATCTTAATATGGGACAGACCGGTTGTCATAGACTGGTCGCAGGCCACCGTGAAGAGGAATAGGATGAGCGTCGAGTTGTTAAAGAGAGATTTACGGAACATTATTAACTACTTCGCCCGAAAAGGCGTTTCGGTTGACGATTACAACCAGAAGCTCCGCGATCTTATTGAGGGGTGA
- a CDS encoding KH domain-containing protein produces the protein MDEFERLLRKYERIDKDGTVLRKEPEEEMNYTAEGEQEEFLRIPRERVGVLIGKKGQTKREIEERTKTKIEVDGDTGEVFVTSTEETDDPLAVWKARDVVMAIGRGFSPERAFRLFNEGETLEVVTLTDIIIGNDKNALPRVRGRIIGRKGRTREIIEEMSGADVSVYGKTVAIIGNPLQVEVAKTAIEKLAKGSPHGVVYKYLERRKKDLELESSNYYEALESETGDYSEGSENEEYWGD, from the coding sequence ATGGACGAGTTTGAGAGACTCCTGCGGAAGTACGAGAGGATCGATAAGGATGGCACAGTCCTAAGGAAAGAACCCGAGGAGGAGATGAACTACACTGCAGAGGGCGAGCAGGAGGAGTTCCTGCGCATACCAAGGGAGCGCGTTGGTGTTCTCATCGGGAAAAAAGGTCAAACAAAGAGGGAGATAGAAGAGCGCACAAAGACAAAGATAGAAGTCGATGGAGACACGGGAGAAGTCTTTGTAACTTCCACAGAGGAAACTGATGATCCACTCGCAGTGTGGAAGGCTCGCGATGTTGTCATGGCCATTGGGAGGGGCTTCTCCCCGGAGAGGGCATTTAGACTCTTCAACGAAGGAGAAACCCTGGAGGTGGTCACCCTCACGGATATAATCATCGGCAACGACAAAAACGCCCTGCCCAGGGTCAGGGGTAGGATCATCGGCAGGAAAGGCAGAACAAGGGAGATTATAGAGGAAATGAGTGGAGCTGACGTTAGTGTTTACGGGAAGACCGTCGCCATAATCGGCAACCCCCTCCAGGTTGAGGTTGCGAAGACCGCCATTGAAAAGCTTGCCAAAGGCTCGCCGCACGGCGTCGTCTACAAATACCTTGAAAGGCGCAAGAAAGACCTCGAACTTGAAAGCTCGAACTACTATGAGGCCCTGGAGAGTGAAACCGGAGACTACTCCGAAGGCTCTGAAAACGAAGAGTATTGGGGGGACTGA
- the top6B gene encoding DNA topoisomerase VI subunit B has product MAEAKQLFKEFKIQSVSEFFRRNAAMLGYTGKIRSLTTVIHEAVTNSLDACEEAGILPYVRVEIEELGREHYIVTVEDNGPGIPEKYITHVFGKMLAGTKAHRNIQSRGQQGLGISGAVMFAQTTSGKATRVITSTGNDEIIEAWVKIDVDKNEGKIVRKEKHPNPKGWRGTRIELEVKNVRYVRSKQGVYWYLKLTAIANPHTHIELIEPDGKLIAFPRSSEEVPEPPVEMKPHPRGVLTDDIYRMAKKTRRNTVKRFLIGEFSRISDKKVDELVEYIAALRLIKTEKDRAVQEQLYERLAKGEVKTVLRSFRGYTKVIKQVAKIMDEPPEKLTWGEAEEIVEAFKYMKFMAPPTHGLRPIGEKNLEKGLTGILKPEFVTAVTRPPKVYSGGIPFQVEVGLAYGGEIPAGFELLRYANRVPLLFDAGSCVTTLAARSVDWKRYKVDDLDRAPLALMINVISVHVPYTGTGKQSIANVEEIQTEIRLAIMDAARRLQTYLSGKHRKMAQVKRRRTFEKYVPEIARALSILIGEPEDAVRAYFASYIENHFAEKENAKEGEVSENA; this is encoded by the coding sequence ATGGCCGAGGCAAAGCAACTGTTTAAGGAGTTTAAGATACAGAGCGTCAGCGAGTTCTTCAGACGGAACGCGGCAATGCTCGGTTACACGGGCAAGATACGCTCGCTGACCACAGTCATCCACGAGGCTGTTACGAACTCGCTCGACGCCTGCGAGGAGGCAGGGATACTCCCCTACGTCCGCGTTGAAATTGAGGAACTCGGAAGGGAGCACTATATTGTGACCGTGGAGGACAACGGCCCGGGAATCCCTGAGAAGTACATAACCCACGTTTTTGGCAAGATGCTGGCAGGAACCAAGGCTCACAGGAACATTCAGAGCCGTGGTCAGCAGGGTCTCGGTATAAGCGGTGCGGTAATGTTCGCACAGACGACGAGCGGAAAGGCCACGCGCGTCATAACCTCCACCGGGAACGACGAGATAATCGAGGCATGGGTTAAAATAGATGTGGACAAGAACGAGGGTAAAATCGTCAGAAAGGAAAAACACCCAAACCCAAAGGGCTGGCGCGGCACGAGGATAGAACTTGAGGTCAAGAACGTCCGCTACGTCCGCTCGAAGCAGGGAGTTTACTGGTATCTCAAGCTGACGGCAATAGCGAACCCCCACACCCACATCGAGCTTATCGAGCCGGACGGAAAGCTGATAGCATTCCCGCGCTCAAGCGAGGAGGTTCCCGAGCCGCCGGTTGAGATGAAACCCCACCCGCGCGGGGTTCTCACCGATGACATTTACAGAATGGCTAAGAAGACGAGGAGGAACACGGTAAAACGCTTCCTCATTGGAGAGTTCTCGCGCATAAGCGACAAGAAGGTTGATGAACTCGTCGAGTACATAGCGGCCCTAAGGCTCATTAAGACAGAGAAGGACAGGGCCGTTCAGGAGCAACTCTACGAGAGACTTGCCAAAGGTGAGGTTAAGACCGTCCTCCGCTCCTTCAGAGGGTACACCAAGGTCATCAAGCAGGTGGCTAAGATAATGGACGAACCGCCCGAAAAGCTCACCTGGGGGGAGGCGGAGGAGATAGTTGAGGCATTCAAATACATGAAGTTCATGGCACCCCCGACACACGGCCTCAGACCCATCGGAGAGAAAAACCTCGAGAAGGGTCTGACCGGAATCCTCAAGCCGGAGTTCGTGACTGCCGTAACAAGGCCGCCCAAGGTTTACTCCGGTGGGATCCCGTTCCAAGTCGAAGTGGGTTTGGCGTACGGCGGTGAGATTCCGGCGGGGTTTGAACTGCTCAGGTATGCGAACCGCGTTCCCCTCCTCTTCGATGCGGGTTCGTGTGTTACAACACTCGCCGCTCGCTCCGTCGACTGGAAGCGTTATAAAGTCGACGACCTCGACAGGGCGCCACTGGCCCTAATGATAAACGTCATCTCCGTTCATGTTCCCTACACCGGAACCGGGAAGCAGAGCATAGCCAACGTCGAGGAGATTCAGACCGAGATTCGTTTGGCTATAATGGACGCTGCCAGAAGACTGCAAACGTACCTAAGCGGCAAGCACCGGAAGATGGCGCAGGTAAAGAGAAGAAGAACCTTTGAAAAATACGTTCCAGAGATAGCAAGGGCATTGAGCATCCTGATCGGTGAACCTGAGGATGCAGTTAGAGCCTACTTCGCATCATACATAGAGAACCACTTCGCAGAAAAGGAGAATGCGAAGGAGGGGGAGGTGAGCGAGAATGCCTAA
- a CDS encoding DNA topoisomerase IV subunit A has protein sequence MPKGKAIHREKPKERFSYDPTKVLTKLEEYGRRIFKEVKAGRNPYFDIPMRGLNNVYFDEERRVIRMGDKLSRRYFLNVAHTRKFMQTLLLMAYVKRLVSERKHASLREAYYANKHTIPGTKENTFEDQRESDPIIEDLERMMGVLREEMHLTADRRGYIYGDIVIRDGEDEFNAGKLGMGGWAVPGTVEHLQFVGVNVDYALVVETAAMADRLIEEKFAQKQNALIIATQGQASRGVRRLIHRLHYEEGLPIIVFTDGDPYGWYIYSTIKQGSINLAYLSEKLATPEAKFVGMSMDDIERYGLKNVTEKLKGIPPNKKGGPTGDYKRIIEEMNYPWFQNKEWQRQLKMALKMGVRIEQQALANKSLEFVAKRYLPEKINSGELLP, from the coding sequence ATGCCTAAAGGCAAAGCCATACACCGCGAAAAGCCAAAGGAGCGCTTTTCATACGACCCCACTAAGGTTCTCACCAAGCTCGAGGAATACGGCAGGAGAATCTTCAAGGAGGTAAAGGCCGGAAGGAACCCCTACTTTGACATACCGATGCGCGGGCTGAACAACGTTTACTTTGATGAGGAAAGGCGCGTCATCAGGATGGGTGATAAGCTCTCAAGGCGCTATTTCCTCAACGTGGCCCACACAAGGAAGTTCATGCAAACGCTCCTTCTCATGGCCTACGTCAAGAGACTCGTCTCCGAGAGGAAGCACGCAAGTCTTCGTGAAGCTTACTACGCCAACAAACACACAATTCCCGGAACCAAAGAGAACACCTTCGAAGACCAGCGCGAGAGCGATCCCATCATAGAGGACCTTGAGAGGATGATGGGTGTATTGAGGGAGGAGATGCACCTAACCGCGGACAGGCGCGGCTACATCTACGGCGACATTGTCATCCGCGACGGAGAGGACGAGTTCAACGCCGGGAAGCTCGGTATGGGCGGCTGGGCCGTTCCCGGAACGGTGGAACACCTTCAGTTCGTTGGGGTGAACGTGGACTATGCCCTCGTAGTCGAGACCGCCGCTATGGCTGACCGCCTGATAGAGGAAAAGTTCGCCCAAAAGCAGAACGCCCTCATCATAGCGACGCAGGGCCAGGCCTCGCGTGGCGTCAGAAGGCTCATCCACAGGCTCCACTACGAGGAGGGGTTGCCAATAATCGTCTTTACCGACGGCGACCCCTACGGCTGGTACATCTACTCCACCATAAAGCAAGGCTCGATCAACCTCGCATACCTCAGCGAGAAGCTCGCAACTCCCGAGGCCAAATTCGTTGGAATGAGCATGGACGACATAGAGCGCTACGGCCTGAAGAACGTTACTGAGAAACTCAAGGGGATCCCGCCCAACAAGAAGGGCGGTCCGACCGGTGACTACAAGAGGATCATTGAGGAGATGAACTACCCGTGGTTCCAGAACAAGGAGTGGCAGAGGCAGCTCAAGATGGCCCTTAAGATGGGAGTCAGGATTGAACAGCAGGCTTTAGCCAACAAGAGCCTTGAGTTCGTTGCCAAGAGGTACCTCCCCGAAAAGATAAACAGCGGGGAGCTGCTGCCATGA
- a CDS encoding DUF530 family protein, which produces MTTTEELVAQVNKILDDIGIDMDGLFETFHLPSIAYRLKENLSLLQELERDLSKRVGEVTPFTSITGEKNRDPHVQWIYRKKRNRVLALERLRSAITAHKMALALISANYTLFFGRRPVALKELTRENTEGIKAVPNLVQLGRVEVLPYLAYSGDVLKLLSRESIAVREAFKEIKSRLREKGTVRTRGLRIEVEYWESNRLKKARLDLPADADIEGELRKRYGRRFRWRVLSFVKTKGALINNHYTVDNLSLAYAILDPEKGAEKLGLDLFRYYFLTSSNDRENLGLYPDIRLCIDCHYSLFDLPFRDEPEFRTGHGSILIMRKCEMEEALVGKRKEISSIPNHLLGGVLLYGMGAYDEEGVAKILGIDREELVDAIKRFVISGLHKTLFADTKKFEKFMPKSDRAKQFLTLLQG; this is translated from the coding sequence ATGACGACGACGGAAGAGCTGGTAGCACAGGTCAACAAGATACTGGACGATATTGGCATAGATATGGACGGGTTATTTGAGACCTTCCACCTCCCGTCCATTGCCTATCGTTTGAAGGAGAACCTTTCGCTTTTGCAAGAGCTTGAGAGGGACCTTTCAAAGCGCGTGGGCGAAGTAACCCCGTTCACAAGCATCACCGGGGAAAAGAACCGAGATCCCCACGTCCAGTGGATTTACAGAAAGAAGCGCAACAGGGTTCTCGCCCTAGAGCGTCTCCGCTCGGCAATAACCGCCCACAAAATGGCCCTGGCTTTAATCTCTGCCAACTATACCTTATTCTTTGGGAGAAGGCCAGTAGCGCTCAAGGAGTTAACGAGAGAAAACACGGAGGGAATCAAGGCCGTTCCAAACCTCGTCCAGCTCGGCAGAGTGGAAGTTCTGCCTTACCTGGCTTACTCCGGCGATGTTCTCAAGCTACTCTCAAGGGAGAGCATAGCCGTTAGGGAAGCTTTCAAGGAGATAAAAAGTAGGCTCCGCGAGAAGGGAACGGTGAGGACGCGCGGTTTAAGGATAGAGGTTGAGTACTGGGAGAGCAACAGACTCAAGAAGGCGAGGCTAGACCTCCCCGCCGATGCTGACATCGAAGGAGAGCTTAGGAAGCGCTACGGAAGGCGCTTCCGCTGGAGGGTTCTCAGCTTTGTGAAGACGAAGGGGGCTCTCATAAACAATCACTACACAGTGGACAATCTCTCCCTCGCCTACGCCATCCTCGATCCTGAAAAAGGCGCCGAAAAGCTCGGCCTCGACCTGTTCCGCTACTACTTCCTCACATCCAGCAATGACAGGGAGAACCTTGGCCTCTACCCTGACATAAGGCTCTGCATCGACTGCCACTACTCCCTCTTCGATCTGCCATTTAGGGACGAGCCCGAGTTTAGAACCGGCCATGGGAGCATACTGATAATGAGGAAGTGCGAGATGGAGGAAGCCCTCGTCGGGAAGAGGAAGGAGATATCGAGCATCCCCAACCATCTCCTCGGCGGCGTCCTGCTCTATGGCATGGGTGCATACGACGAGGAAGGAGTGGCTAAGATACTCGGTATAGACAGGGAAGAGCTTGTCGATGCCATAAAAAGGTTCGTCATCTCAGGCCTGCACAAAACCCTATTCGCCGATACGAAGAAGTTCGAGAAGTTCATGCCCAAGAGCGACAGGGCGAAGCAGTTCCTCACCCTTTTACAGGGGTGA
- a CDS encoding DUF1699 family protein has protein sequence MRVEVKAKNNAELVRKLRESLSDEVTEVYINLRPTKEILVRILENAPNVRKISCPPSLYPKVSKKVIAALAQMGIKLLPEGYPRGRPRKYDEGTVRRVRELIRGGMSAKEVSESLGIPLRTVYYMAKQVGGERSRSGGRF, from the coding sequence ATGAGGGTGGAGGTTAAAGCGAAGAACAACGCAGAACTCGTGAGAAAGCTCCGCGAGAGCCTCAGCGATGAGGTTACTGAAGTCTACATCAACCTCCGCCCGACGAAGGAGATACTGGTGAGGATTCTCGAAAACGCCCCAAACGTGAGGAAAATCTCCTGCCCGCCAAGCCTTTATCCAAAGGTCTCGAAGAAGGTTATAGCTGCCCTCGCTCAGATGGGTATAAAACTCCTCCCAGAGGGCTACCCCCGGGGGAGGCCGAGGAAGTACGATGAGGGCACGGTTAGGAGGGTGAGAGAGCTTATACGAGGGGGAATGTCTGCCAAGGAGGTCAGCGAGAGTCTTGGAATCCCCCTGCGGACGGTTTATTACATGGCGAAGCAGGTGGGGGGAGAACGCAGCCGGAGTGGTGGACGTTTTTGA
- a CDS encoding GTP cyclohydrolase IV, with protein sequence MPIFETQEETPEIKERLHRVGITNLRTVAKINWKGSVYTFLPLFEVTIDVPAEKKGIHMSRLVESITESMSEAVESEVLEAHSSLEELGKCVIKHIEKKHPHKRAEVWIKTHLVIPRETPASGKTSYEPYDVEVGVIKNYDGSFEKVLRVKVIGNTVCPHAMANNNGKTHIQRAIGELEVRAPFSKEIPLEDMIDVVESSFSNPTYTLLKTVDENTVVQGMFTNPKFVEDVAREIFAKARERFPGKIRVKVISNESIHKHDVIAETWS encoded by the coding sequence ATGCCGATATTTGAGACCCAGGAAGAAACCCCAGAAATCAAAGAGCGCCTCCACCGCGTGGGTATAACCAACCTCAGAACAGTTGCTAAGATAAACTGGAAGGGAAGCGTTTACACGTTTCTCCCGCTCTTTGAGGTCACCATAGACGTTCCCGCGGAGAAGAAGGGCATCCATATGAGCCGCCTGGTTGAGAGCATAACTGAGAGCATGAGCGAGGCAGTTGAGAGCGAGGTTCTGGAGGCCCACTCCTCCCTTGAGGAACTCGGGAAGTGCGTTATAAAGCACATTGAAAAGAAGCACCCGCACAAAAGGGCGGAGGTCTGGATTAAAACCCACCTCGTAATCCCAAGGGAAACGCCGGCGAGCGGAAAGACAAGCTACGAGCCTTACGACGTGGAGGTCGGCGTCATAAAGAACTACGATGGCTCGTTTGAAAAGGTTCTCCGCGTTAAGGTCATTGGCAACACCGTCTGCCCGCACGCGATGGCAAACAACAACGGAAAGACGCACATTCAACGCGCAATTGGGGAGCTTGAGGTCAGGGCGCCCTTCAGTAAGGAAATACCCCTCGAGGACATGATAGACGTCGTTGAAAGCTCCTTCAGCAACCCGACTTACACACTCCTCAAGACGGTCGACGAGAACACCGTTGTTCAGGGCATGTTTACAAACCCCAAGTTCGTCGAAGACGTCGCCAGGGAGATCTTCGCGAAGGCCAGGGAGCGCTTCCCAGGCAAAATCCGCGTTAAGGTCATCAGCAACGAGAGCATACACAAGCACGACGTCATAGCGGAGACGTGGAGCTGA
- a CDS encoding elongation factor EF-2, translating into MGRREEMIAKIKGLMTQPERIRNMGIAAHIDHGKTTLSDNLLAGAGMISEELAGKQLVLDFDEQEQARGITINAANVSMVHTYGGNDYLINLIDTPGHVDFGGDVTRAMRAIDGAIIVVDAVEGVMPQTETVLRQALREYVKPVLFINKVDRLIKELKLGPNDILNRFAKIITDVNRLIKKYAPDEFKSQWFVRVEDGSVAFGSAYYNWALSVPYMKKTGVSFKDIVELTNSGDLKTLRKKAPLHVVVLDMVVKHLPNPLEAQKYRIPHLWRGEVESEIGEAMLKCDPKGPMTMVVTKIILDKHAGEVSTGRIWSGTVKTGQEVYLINAKRKSRVQQVGIYMGPERINMESVPAGNIVAVTGLRDAMAGETVSVERIEPFEALHYASEPVVTVAIEAKNVKDLPKLIEALRQLAKEDPTLHVKIDEETGQHLLSGMGELHLEVKLVKLKEDWKLDVDVSPPIVVYRESVTKQSQIVEGKSPNKHNRFYITVEPLPDEVYEAVHEGLIPEGRPKDPKAVAKKLAELGMDYEVAKGIVDVYQGNLFLDNTKGLQYLNEVMDLLVDGFHQAMDEGPLAREPVMKVMVRLHDAKIHEDNVHRGPAQIYPAIRTAIHCAMMKANPVLYEPYQKVVINVPYEYMGAVSREINQRRGQLIDMRQEGEVMIIISEAPVAEMFGFAGAIRGATSGRALWSTEHAGFKRVPNELALNIIRQIRQRKGLDPNPPKEQDVCPQQ; encoded by the coding sequence ATGGGAAGAAGGGAAGAGATGATTGCGAAGATTAAGGGATTGATGACCCAGCCTGAAAGGATCAGGAACATGGGTATCGCCGCTCACATTGACCATGGTAAAACAACGCTTAGCGACAACCTACTCGCCGGAGCTGGGATGATAAGCGAGGAGCTTGCCGGAAAGCAACTCGTTCTTGATTTCGACGAGCAGGAACAGGCAAGGGGCATCACAATTAACGCTGCCAACGTTTCGATGGTCCACACATACGGGGGCAACGACTACCTTATCAACCTCATCGACACTCCTGGTCACGTCGACTTTGGCGGTGACGTTACGAGGGCCATGAGGGCCATTGATGGTGCGATAATAGTCGTCGACGCCGTTGAGGGTGTTATGCCCCAGACCGAGACCGTTCTCAGGCAGGCCCTTCGCGAATACGTCAAGCCCGTTCTCTTCATCAACAAGGTCGACCGTCTTATAAAGGAGCTCAAGCTCGGCCCGAACGATATCCTCAACCGCTTTGCGAAGATAATCACCGACGTCAACAGGCTCATCAAGAAGTATGCCCCTGACGAGTTCAAAAGCCAGTGGTTCGTTAGGGTTGAAGACGGTAGCGTCGCCTTCGGAAGTGCCTACTACAACTGGGCGCTCAGCGTCCCTTACATGAAGAAGACGGGAGTTTCCTTCAAGGACATCGTCGAGCTTACCAACAGCGGCGACCTAAAGACCCTCAGAAAGAAGGCCCCGCTCCACGTTGTCGTCCTTGATATGGTCGTCAAACACCTTCCGAACCCACTCGAGGCTCAGAAGTACAGGATCCCGCACCTCTGGAGGGGAGAGGTCGAGAGTGAGATCGGTGAGGCCATGCTCAAGTGCGATCCTAAGGGACCGATGACGATGGTAGTCACTAAGATTATCCTCGACAAGCACGCTGGGGAAGTTTCAACCGGCCGCATCTGGAGCGGCACCGTTAAGACAGGCCAAGAGGTTTACCTCATAAACGCCAAGAGAAAGTCTAGGGTCCAGCAGGTTGGTATCTACATGGGGCCTGAGAGGATCAATATGGAATCCGTCCCGGCCGGTAACATCGTCGCCGTAACCGGTCTCCGCGATGCAATGGCCGGCGAGACTGTTTCTGTTGAACGGATTGAGCCGTTTGAGGCACTTCACTACGCGAGTGAACCGGTCGTTACAGTGGCCATCGAGGCCAAGAACGTTAAGGACCTTCCGAAGCTCATCGAAGCCCTAAGACAGCTCGCGAAGGAGGATCCAACCCTACACGTCAAGATCGACGAGGAGACCGGTCAGCACCTCCTCAGCGGTATGGGTGAGCTTCACCTTGAGGTCAAGCTCGTCAAGCTCAAGGAGGACTGGAAGCTCGATGTCGACGTTTCACCTCCGATAGTCGTCTACCGTGAGAGCGTCACCAAGCAGAGCCAGATAGTTGAGGGCAAGTCCCCGAACAAGCACAACAGGTTTTACATCACCGTGGAGCCACTTCCGGACGAGGTATACGAGGCGGTTCACGAGGGGCTCATCCCGGAGGGCAGGCCGAAGGACCCGAAGGCCGTCGCCAAGAAGCTCGCTGAACTCGGCATGGACTACGAGGTAGCCAAGGGGATAGTGGACGTCTACCAGGGCAACCTCTTCCTCGACAACACCAAGGGTCTCCAGTATCTCAACGAGGTCATGGACCTCCTCGTTGACGGTTTCCACCAGGCAATGGACGAGGGACCGCTCGCCAGGGAGCCGGTCATGAAGGTGATGGTAAGGCTCCACGACGCAAAAATACACGAGGACAACGTCCACCGCGGTCCGGCCCAGATCTACCCGGCTATAAGGACCGCTATCCACTGCGCCATGATGAAGGCCAACCCGGTTCTCTACGAGCCCTACCAGAAGGTCGTCATCAACGTGCCCTATGAATACATGGGTGCCGTCAGCAGGGAGATCAACCAGAGGCGTGGCCAGCTCATAGACATGCGCCAGGAAGGCGAGGTAATGATCATTATCTCCGAGGCACCGGTTGCGGAGATGTTCGGATTCGCCGGGGCCATCCGCGGTGCCACCAGCGGAAGGGCGCTCTGGAGTACCGAGCATGCGGGGTTCAAGCGTGTCCCGAACGAGTTAGCCCTCAACATCATCCGCCAGATAAGGCAGAGGAAAGGCCTCGATCCGAATCCGCCAAAGGAGCAGGACGTCTGCCCGCAACAGTGA
- a CDS encoding MogA/MoaB family molybdenum cofactor biosynthesis protein, which yields MGVEEHKRKAPRRFKFAVVTVSDTGSRGEKEDTSGRFLLEELEKAGHEKVYYTIVPDEKMEIVGAVVNAFRAGADVLVTSGGTGIAPRDITIESIRPFFDKELTGFGEIFRFLSYDEIGTAAVMSRATGGVIKSSGRAMAVFCLPGSLGAAKTGIKIILNEAGHVLKHAGE from the coding sequence ATGGGCGTTGAAGAGCACAAGAGGAAAGCCCCAAGGAGGTTCAAGTTCGCCGTTGTAACGGTCAGCGACACCGGGAGCCGGGGCGAAAAGGAAGACACGAGCGGGAGGTTTCTCCTAGAGGAGCTTGAGAAAGCGGGCCACGAGAAGGTCTACTACACTATTGTCCCGGACGAGAAGATGGAGATCGTGGGGGCAGTGGTTAACGCCTTCAGAGCCGGAGCCGACGTACTCGTTACCTCGGGGGGAACGGGTATTGCCCCAAGGGACATCACTATAGAGAGCATTAGACCCTTCTTTGATAAGGAGCTTACAGGCTTTGGAGAGATATTCAGGTTCCTGAGCTACGATGAGATCGGAACTGCCGCCGTGATGAGTAGGGCCACCGGAGGAGTCATCAAGAGCTCCGGAAGGGCTATGGCAGTTTTCTGCCTGCCGGGGAGCCTTGGCGCCGCGAAGACGGGAATTAAAATCATACTGAATGAGGCGGGACATGTCCTGAAGCACGCGGGTGAGTAA